A region from the Methylocella sp. genome encodes:
- a CDS encoding N,N-dimethylformamidase beta subunit family domain-containing protein translates to MTFMRLTGYADKFGVHPGDTIKFYVNCDGPSEYMAEIVQMINGDTNPRGPGYIEKPIVANINKSYKGRKQVVHSGSYGFVPDAKPFQVESFTLQCWIWPTAPKTHPQYWKHGAQGLVTKWCDGRGYGLFINEEGCLELRINEHKITTGVQIRDHAWHFVAATFDAATGAVTLYHEPQVVYALDPVIEPVETIVDAAIKHTPAPVALGAYVEALAPDDPMAASSKPAGVIFAGKYNGKIDSPRICNKALSRQDIETMKLGAQPGLTERRNSGPTGRLSETIVAAWNFSKGIDTIVATDEGAYRLDAQLVNCPNRAMTGYNWSGTNFDWKHAAHEYGAISFHDDDVDDARWSSDFEWAVPTTGIKSRFYAVKLTTVDGDEEFIPFWVVPRIGEETSKIAVMVPTISYMAYANEHVACNAGGAELFVYRVPIMQQQNMFLSEHREYGGSIYDTHTDGTGISISSRLRPILSIRPKYDHFLAQAPWQYPADLHLIYWLETMGYEYDVFTDEDISYDGLARIENYNVIITGSHPEHNSGPQLDALHNYTQRGGRLMYMGADAWYWVHSFHPAYDHLGRGVVTEMRRCESGIRTWRAEPGEYYHQGTGELGGMWRYRGRYLHSVAGVGMSSEGFDVSSYFSRTPDSLDPRVSWAFDGIGYDEKLGNFGLVGGGAAGLELDIVDTMLGSPPHTLAVATSAGRHTEAYLLVMEDLGFNQQGLDGTTHPRVRGDIAFHETPNGGGCFAFSSIAFCGSLPWNNCDNNISKLVKNVLDRFAADGPLPAPPADAIRHRGRADYDAKAPEHRSRKERGEPLPA, encoded by the coding sequence ATGACGTTCATGAGGCTAACCGGCTATGCCGATAAATTCGGCGTGCATCCCGGCGACACGATCAAATTTTACGTCAATTGCGACGGCCCTTCCGAATACATGGCCGAAATCGTGCAGATGATCAACGGCGACACGAATCCGCGCGGTCCAGGATATATTGAAAAGCCGATCGTCGCCAACATAAACAAATCCTATAAGGGCCGCAAGCAGGTCGTGCACAGCGGATCCTACGGCTTCGTCCCCGACGCCAAGCCTTTTCAAGTCGAGAGCTTCACTCTCCAATGCTGGATTTGGCCAACGGCGCCGAAGACGCACCCACAATATTGGAAGCACGGCGCGCAAGGTCTCGTGACCAAATGGTGCGACGGTCGCGGGTACGGCCTTTTCATCAATGAAGAGGGTTGTCTCGAACTGCGCATCAACGAGCATAAGATTACGACAGGCGTTCAGATTCGCGACCACGCTTGGCACTTCGTTGCTGCGACCTTCGACGCCGCCACAGGGGCCGTGACGCTTTATCACGAGCCGCAAGTCGTCTATGCGCTCGATCCCGTCATAGAGCCAGTCGAGACCATAGTGGATGCGGCGATCAAACATACGCCCGCGCCGGTCGCGCTCGGAGCCTATGTCGAAGCGCTTGCGCCGGATGATCCGATGGCGGCCTCATCGAAGCCCGCGGGCGTCATCTTCGCGGGCAAATATAACGGCAAGATCGATAGTCCGCGCATTTGCAACAAAGCCCTGTCTCGCCAGGACATCGAGACGATGAAGCTTGGCGCCCAACCGGGCCTCACGGAGCGGCGCAACAGCGGTCCAACCGGGCGCCTTTCCGAGACGATTGTCGCCGCCTGGAATTTCTCGAAAGGCATCGACACCATCGTCGCGACGGATGAGGGGGCGTATCGTCTCGACGCGCAGCTCGTCAATTGCCCCAACCGCGCCATGACCGGCTACAACTGGTCGGGAACCAATTTCGACTGGAAACATGCGGCCCATGAATATGGAGCGATCAGCTTCCATGACGACGACGTTGACGACGCGCGATGGTCCTCCGACTTTGAATGGGCTGTTCCAACCACTGGAATCAAGAGCCGTTTCTATGCGGTGAAGTTGACGACGGTGGACGGCGATGAGGAGTTCATTCCATTCTGGGTCGTGCCCCGCATCGGCGAGGAAACCTCAAAGATCGCCGTCATGGTGCCGACGATCAGCTACATGGCCTATGCCAACGAGCATGTGGCGTGCAACGCAGGCGGCGCGGAGCTCTTCGTCTATCGCGTGCCGATCATGCAGCAGCAGAACATGTTCCTGTCCGAGCATCGCGAATATGGCGGCTCGATCTACGACACGCATACCGACGGAACGGGCATTTCGATCTCGTCGCGGCTCCGACCTATCCTGAGCATCCGGCCGAAATATGATCACTTCCTCGCCCAGGCGCCATGGCAGTACCCCGCCGACCTCCACCTCATCTACTGGCTGGAGACGATGGGTTATGAATATGACGTGTTCACCGACGAGGACATCAGCTACGACGGCTTGGCTCGGATTGAAAACTACAATGTCATCATCACGGGCTCGCATCCGGAGCACAACAGCGGGCCGCAGCTCGACGCGCTGCACAATTATACGCAGCGCGGCGGTCGGCTCATGTATATGGGCGCCGACGCCTGGTACTGGGTGCATTCGTTCCACCCCGCCTACGATCATCTCGGCCGTGGGGTCGTGACGGAGATGAGGCGCTGCGAGTCCGGCATTCGCACATGGCGCGCGGAGCCAGGCGAATATTACCACCAAGGCACGGGCGAACTCGGCGGCATGTGGCGCTATCGGGGCCGTTATCTTCATTCCGTCGCCGGCGTCGGAATGTCGTCCGAGGGATTTGACGTTTCGTCCTATTTCTCGCGGACGCCAGACAGCCTCGATCCGCGCGTCAGCTGGGCTTTCGACGGCATTGGATATGACGAAAAACTCGGCAACTTCGGTCTCGTCGGCGGCGGCGCCGCCGGTCTCGAACTTGATATCGTCGATACGATGCTTGGTTCGCCGCCGCATACGCTCGCGGTCGCGACATCGGCGGGGCGCCATACTGAAGCCTATCTTCTCGTCATGGAGGACCTCGGCTTCAATCAGCAAGGCCTCGACGGCACCACGCATCCGCGCGTGCGCGGGGACATCGCTTTCCACGAGACGCCGAACGGCGGCGGCTGCTTCGCCTTTTCGTCAATCGCCTTCTGCGGCTCATTGCCGTGGAACAATTGCGACAACAATATCTCGAAGCTGGTGAAGAACGTGCTCGATCGCTTCGCCGCCGATGGTCCGTTGCCAGCTCCTCCGGCCGACGCCATCAGGCATCGCGGAAGGGCCGATTACGATGCAAAGGCGCCGGAACATCGCAGCCGTAAAGAGCGCGGGGAACCGCTGCCGGCCTAG
- a CDS encoding tetratricopeptide repeat protein: MIANEAASNNGVADAIAAFKAGDYGRAFSIFEPAAQTGDMEAQAWLGSLYANGTGVVASLPTAFAWYRRAAEQGHVQAATNVGAMLAMGQGAPQDRIAGAEWLSRAADQGDQMAQYNLATLLSKGDGVPLDNKRAVDLYRRGAETGHYPSQARLGHLYANGLGVEKDRVAAFAWLYLAGRHGVGTALTALEALIAEMSGEEKQRGLAFAQKWRGRTASGSAPATINPIPA; the protein is encoded by the coding sequence ATGATCGCAAATGAAGCGGCGAGCAATAATGGCGTTGCCGACGCCATCGCAGCCTTCAAGGCCGGCGATTATGGTAGGGCGTTTTCGATCTTTGAGCCGGCGGCTCAAACGGGCGACATGGAGGCGCAAGCTTGGCTCGGTTCCCTATACGCCAATGGGACCGGCGTCGTCGCTTCCCTCCCAACGGCCTTTGCTTGGTATCGGCGCGCTGCGGAGCAGGGTCATGTCCAGGCCGCGACCAATGTCGGCGCGATGCTGGCAATGGGGCAGGGCGCGCCGCAAGATCGCATCGCCGGAGCCGAATGGCTGAGCCGCGCCGCTGATCAGGGAGATCAGATGGCGCAATATAATCTCGCGACCCTTCTTTCTAAGGGCGACGGCGTGCCTCTGGACAATAAGCGCGCTGTCGATCTTTATCGCCGCGGAGCGGAGACAGGACACTATCCCTCGCAAGCGCGCCTTGGTCACCTTTATGCCAATGGTCTCGGAGTCGAGAAGGATCGCGTCGCCGCTTTCGCTTGGTTGTATTTAGCCGGCCGGCATGGCGTTGGGACAGCGCTGACCGCACTCGAAGCGCTCATTGCAGAAATGTCAGGCGAGGAAAAGCAGCGCGGCCTTGCCTTCGCTCAAAAGTGGCGAGGCCGCACAGCGTCAGGCTCAGCGCCGGCGACCATCAATCCGATCCCAGCTTGA
- a CDS encoding urease accessory protein UreD, whose translation MTSLTSSDHAYDREIETHRRSEATLVFARGGGRTFLKHQHIRYPFHVTRPFWLDPHRPELATLYLQSASAGIYRDDHLRLSVTARAGSNAHVTTQSATVVHDTGLRPARQETAVTVAPGAFLALTPDPLILFPGASLTSSIEMSVASTSRAIVTEGFACFDPGATGRSFQSLELLLTITDGDGRKIVQERGALAGEEAFSKGSPLGTYRAYASMIIIAPRDLWPDARELQSELDRHGCLAGASPLPGGIGLNLRYLAPDGGALRDGLRAGFELAFTALVGVAPARRRK comes from the coding sequence ATGACGAGCTTAACTTCGAGCGATCATGCTTACGACCGCGAGATCGAGACCCATCGCCGATCGGAGGCGACGCTCGTCTTCGCGCGGGGCGGCGGCCGAACGTTCTTGAAGCACCAGCACATTCGGTATCCGTTCCACGTCACACGTCCATTTTGGCTCGATCCGCATCGCCCGGAGCTTGCGACCCTCTATTTGCAATCGGCTTCCGCCGGGATTTATCGCGACGACCATCTGCGCCTCAGCGTCACGGCGAGGGCGGGTTCAAACGCTCACGTGACGACCCAGTCCGCGACGGTGGTGCACGATACCGGGTTGCGGCCGGCGCGCCAGGAAACTGCTGTTACCGTCGCGCCAGGCGCCTTTCTTGCGCTGACTCCCGACCCGCTCATTCTTTTCCCCGGCGCATCTCTAACGAGTTCCATCGAGATGTCGGTCGCCTCAACGTCGCGCGCAATCGTCACGGAAGGCTTTGCATGTTTTGATCCGGGGGCGACGGGCCGCTCGTTTCAAAGTCTCGAGCTTCTGCTGACGATTACGGATGGAGACGGGCGAAAAATCGTGCAGGAGCGCGGCGCGCTCGCGGGCGAGGAAGCGTTTTCAAAAGGTTCGCCGCTTGGAACCTATCGCGCTTACGCGTCCATGATCATCATCGCGCCGCGGGATCTATGGCCCGATGCGCGCGAACTCCAGAGCGAACTCGACCGTCATGGCTGTCTGGCGGGCGCCAGTCCCCTCCCCGGCGGCATTGGCCTCAATCTCCGGTATCTTGCCCCCGATGGCGGAGCATTGCGTGATGGTCTTCGCGCGGGCTTTGAACTTGCGTTCACGGCGTTGGTCGGCGTCGCGCCCGCCAGACGCCGAAAGTAA
- the ureG gene encoding urease accessory protein UreG has product MKPVSAARIGIGGPVGSGKTALIEQLIPVLTARGVDLAVVTNDLVTKEDAERLRRSGLIDPARVAAVEAGACPHTVIREDPTLNIVAGDELEARFPGLDLLIFESGGDNLASTFSLDLVDWWIFVIDVAGGGDIPRKRGPGVIRCDLLIVNKIDLAPHVGVDLDAMLADARKLRGHKPVLTTNARAGVGIAAVADAIADAVLFRF; this is encoded by the coding sequence ATGAAGCCCGTTTCCGCTGCGCGCATCGGCATTGGCGGACCTGTGGGTTCGGGAAAGACCGCGCTAATCGAACAACTCATTCCGGTTCTCACCGCGCGCGGCGTCGACCTCGCCGTGGTCACCAACGACCTCGTGACCAAGGAGGATGCGGAGCGTTTGCGCCGCTCCGGCCTCATCGATCCCGCTCGCGTCGCCGCAGTCGAAGCGGGCGCTTGTCCGCACACCGTCATCCGCGAAGACCCGACTCTCAATATCGTCGCTGGCGACGAGCTCGAAGCCCGTTTTCCCGGCCTCGACCTTTTGATCTTCGAGTCGGGAGGCGACAATCTCGCCTCGACATTCTCCCTAGACCTCGTCGATTGGTGGATCTTTGTGATCGATGTCGCGGGCGGCGGCGACATTCCCCGCAAGCGAGGGCCCGGCGTCATCCGCTGCGACCTGCTCATCGTCAATAAGATCGACCTTGCGCCGCATGTCGGCGTCGACCTCGACGCCATGCTGGCCGATGCGCGCAAACTGCGCGGACACAAGCCGGTTTTGACGACGAACGCGCGAGCCGGCGTGGGAATTGCGGCGGTGGCCGACGCGATCGCGGACGCCGTTCTGTTTAGATTCTAG
- the ureC gene encoding urease subunit alpha: MATIPRADYAAMYGPTVGDRVRLADTSLVAVVEKDYAVYGDECLHGGGKTLRDGMGLAAGVTNSEGALDFLLCNVLVIDPVIGIVKGDLGIRAGRIVGIGKAGNPAIMDGVDQRLIVGAGTTVRDCEGLIATAGAIDVHVHFDSAGLCDHAIASGITTMLGGSLGPITVGIDSGGPFNTGKMLQAAEQWPINFGFLGRGNSHKTAPLIEQLETGVLGLKIHEDWGAMPATIDACLGIADEYDFQVQLHTDTLNESGFVEDTLRAIGGRVIHMYHTEGAGGGHAPDIIRVAGFPNCLPSSTNPTNPYTVNTFDEHLDMTMVCHHLNPAIPEDVAFAESRIRAQTIAAEDVLHDIGAISMLGSDSQGMGRIHEVICRTWQLASKMKDQRGALPEEKPGLGDNARIKRYIAKYTINAARTFGIADHVGSLKDGKMADIVIWRPAFFGIKPELVIKGGFIAWGAMGDSAASLMTCEPMMMRPQWGAFGLAKQALSACFVHPLAIARGLASELGLRKALLPATGTRRLSKADMLWNDVCPNIRVDPQTFDVFVDGEIATCAPARELPLAQRYMLR, from the coding sequence ATGGCCACGATACCCCGCGCTGATTATGCGGCGATGTATGGTCCGACCGTCGGCGACCGCGTTCGCCTCGCTGACACCTCTCTGGTCGCCGTCGTCGAAAAGGACTACGCGGTCTATGGCGATGAATGTTTGCATGGCGGCGGAAAGACCTTGCGTGACGGCATGGGCCTTGCCGCCGGCGTCACGAACTCCGAAGGCGCGCTCGACTTCCTCCTCTGCAACGTGCTCGTCATCGATCCCGTGATCGGCATCGTCAAGGGCGACCTCGGCATTCGCGCGGGGCGCATCGTCGGCATCGGCAAGGCCGGCAATCCGGCTATTATGGACGGCGTCGATCAGCGCCTCATCGTCGGAGCCGGCACCACCGTGCGCGACTGCGAAGGCCTCATCGCGACGGCGGGCGCGATCGACGTCCATGTCCATTTCGATTCCGCCGGTCTGTGCGATCACGCTATCGCCTCCGGCATCACGACGATGCTCGGAGGCTCGCTCGGGCCTATCACCGTCGGCATCGATTCGGGCGGTCCTTTCAACACGGGCAAGATGCTGCAGGCGGCAGAGCAATGGCCGATCAACTTCGGCTTTCTCGGACGCGGCAATTCGCACAAGACGGCTCCTCTGATCGAACAGCTCGAAACCGGCGTTCTCGGCCTCAAGATCCACGAGGATTGGGGGGCCATGCCCGCGACGATTGACGCCTGCCTCGGCATTGCCGACGAATATGATTTTCAGGTTCAGCTACACACCGATACGTTAAACGAATCCGGCTTCGTCGAGGACACTCTGCGCGCCATCGGCGGTCGCGTAATTCATATGTATCATACCGAAGGCGCCGGCGGCGGCCATGCGCCCGACATCATCCGAGTCGCCGGCTTTCCGAATTGCCTTCCGTCATCGACGAACCCAACCAATCCTTATACGGTCAATACTTTCGACGAACATCTCGACATGACGATGGTGTGCCACCATCTCAATCCGGCGATCCCCGAGGATGTTGCTTTTGCCGAGAGTCGCATCCGGGCGCAGACCATCGCGGCGGAGGACGTGCTGCATGATATTGGCGCGATTTCGATGCTCGGCTCCGACAGCCAGGGCATGGGGCGCATCCATGAAGTGATCTGCCGGACGTGGCAACTCGCCTCGAAGATGAAGGATCAGCGTGGCGCGTTGCCTGAGGAGAAGCCGGGTTTAGGCGACAACGCCCGCATCAAGCGTTATATCGCCAAATACACAATCAATGCCGCGCGAACCTTCGGCATCGCCGACCATGTAGGATCGCTAAAGGACGGTAAGATGGCCGATATCGTCATCTGGCGCCCCGCCTTCTTTGGCATCAAGCCGGAGCTCGTCATAAAGGGAGGTTTCATCGCCTGGGGCGCCATGGGCGATTCCGCCGCCTCTCTGATGACCTGCGAGCCGATGATGATGCGCCCGCAATGGGGCGCGTTCGGTCTCGCCAAGCAGGCGTTATCCGCCTGTTTCGTGCATCCGCTGGCGATCGCGCGCGGGCTTGCGAGCGAACTTGGACTGCGCAAAGCATTGCTGCCGGCGACCGGGACCCGCAGACTTTCGAAGGCTGACATGCTCTGGAACGACGTTTGCCCGAACATTCGCGTCGATCCTCAAACCTTCGACGTCTTTGTCGACGGCGAGATCGCCACCTGCGCGCCTGCGCGCGAGCTGCCGCTCGCACAACGCTACATGCTGAGGTGA
- a CDS encoding urease subunit beta, protein MLLTPTEMERLTIFTAAELARKRRAKGLRLNYPEAIAIITDEILEGAREGRSVADLIAFGSTILTTDDVMPGIAAMAPILQVEGLFPDGTKLVTVHEPIRPAEGSEPDELQPGLITALDGDIELSAGRPRTELDVVNTGDRPVQIGSHYHFFEVNRALDFDRKSAIGMRLDIPAGTAVRFEPGQRRTVTLVAFGGERILSGLNDLSQGMDDSVEAKEAALERARAAGFKGA, encoded by the coding sequence ATGCTGTTGACCCCGACCGAAATGGAGCGGCTGACCATCTTCACCGCTGCTGAACTCGCGCGCAAACGACGCGCCAAGGGCCTAAGGCTGAATTATCCAGAGGCCATCGCCATTATCACCGATGAAATCCTCGAAGGCGCCCGTGAAGGACGCAGCGTCGCTGACCTAATCGCCTTCGGATCGACAATCCTAACAACCGATGACGTCATGCCGGGCATCGCCGCGATGGCGCCGATCCTGCAAGTTGAGGGGCTGTTTCCGGATGGGACTAAACTTGTCACCGTCCACGAGCCAATCCGGCCGGCGGAGGGATCGGAGCCAGATGAGCTGCAGCCCGGCCTAATCACCGCTTTGGACGGCGACATCGAGCTCAGCGCAGGACGACCGCGAACAGAGCTCGACGTCGTCAACACCGGCGACAGGCCGGTCCAAATCGGCTCGCACTATCATTTCTTCGAGGTCAATCGCGCGCTCGATTTCGATCGCAAGAGCGCGATCGGCATGCGCCTCGACATACCGGCCGGAACTGCCGTCCGCTTCGAGCCGGGCCAGCGCAGAACGGTCACCCTCGTAGCCTTCGGCGGCGAGCGCATTCTGTCGGGGCTCAACGATCTTTCGCAAGGCATGGACGATAGCGTCGAGGCTAAAGAAGCGGCGCTCGAAAGAGCCCGCGCAGCCGGTTTCAAGGGCGCCTGA
- a CDS encoding urease accessory UreF family protein — protein MLQHADAAFPSGGFAFSNGIEGLASLGLPLSGIDLSNALAVSIRHRWAGTDRVALINAYRAGSDSVALNRIDAALEAATLAEPMRTGSKRNGQSLLAAHARLGTPGADDLRKSVQTGRLLGHLAVIQAVLWQALGIGEREAVLMSGYQAASSMTAAAVRLGQVGAIDAQRSLADALVVIAEIAERPVNVGLTNKGLTDQDLAEKPEDAIVLTSFIPFIEIAAMRNAEADLRLFAN, from the coding sequence ATGCTTCAGCACGCCGACGCCGCCTTTCCAAGCGGCGGTTTTGCTTTTTCCAACGGCATTGAAGGACTGGCCTCGCTCGGGCTGCCTCTCTCCGGAATTGATCTTTCAAATGCGCTCGCCGTCTCCATTCGCCATCGCTGGGCGGGGACAGACCGCGTGGCCTTAATCAATGCGTATCGCGCGGGAAGCGATTCCGTCGCGCTTAACAGGATTGACGCGGCGCTGGAAGCCGCGACCCTTGCCGAACCAATGCGAACCGGTTCAAAGCGAAATGGACAGTCCCTTCTCGCGGCCCACGCGCGGCTCGGCACGCCCGGCGCTGACGATTTGCGTAAATCGGTGCAAACCGGGCGGCTTCTCGGGCATCTTGCCGTCATTCAGGCTGTGCTCTGGCAGGCGCTTGGCATCGGCGAACGCGAAGCAGTCCTGATGTCCGGCTATCAGGCTGCGTCCAGCATGACCGCGGCCGCCGTTCGCCTCGGTCAGGTCGGCGCTATCGACGCGCAGCGCAGCCTTGCGGACGCTCTCGTTGTGATCGCTGAAATTGCGGAGCGGCCGGTCAATGTCGGTTTGACAAACAAGGGCTTGACGGACCAGGACCTGGCGGAGAAACCAGAAGATGCGATCGTCTTGACAAGTTTCATCCCGTTCATCGAGATCGCGGCCATGCGAAATGCAGAGGCGGATCTGCGTCTTTTCGCGAACTGA
- the ureE gene encoding urease accessory protein UreE, with amino-acid sequence MRLIDRILGSRLDEALAVSLHHLEHHGAVDVLTLQSADVARRRLRGKTDMGADVAIALPRDQTLFDGAVLVLDSDQALVVRVAEQRWLRLVPADVSSAIELGYHAGNLHWRVNFDGAALLVALEAPVSDYLARLGDLIESGRVISSVILPEKGSAC; translated from the coding sequence ATGCGCCTCATCGATCGCATTCTCGGAAGCCGGCTCGATGAGGCGTTGGCTGTCTCTCTTCACCATCTCGAACACCATGGCGCGGTCGACGTCCTAACCCTTCAGAGCGCGGATGTCGCTCGGCGCCGTCTGCGCGGCAAGACGGACATGGGGGCCGACGTCGCGATCGCGCTGCCGCGCGATCAGACTCTCTTCGACGGCGCCGTTCTGGTGCTCGATTCAGATCAGGCCCTGGTCGTTCGCGTGGCGGAACAGCGCTGGCTTCGCCTTGTCCCGGCGGATGTGAGCAGCGCCATCGAGCTCGGCTATCATGCAGGCAATCTTCACTGGCGCGTCAACTTTGACGGCGCCGCCCTTCTCGTAGCGCTCGAAGCGCCGGTTAGCGACTATCTCGCTCGGCTCGGCGATCTCATCGAATCAGGTCGCGTCATCTCATCGGTCATCCTGCCAGAGAAGGGGTCCGCGTGCTGA
- a CDS encoding sarcosine oxidase subunit gamma family protein: protein MSNNADASQQSILVPELTPRYFAPGRRGAAITPPEVTLALITDEDRFNVEARRGKSAELIAAIAKAFGVSPIDRPVTVETDGVAFVGVGPARWHTISRGEGRAGRRVRLIEAARPLATVVDVSHGFVTFRLSGPKARDALAKLAHIDLDPASFAAGACAGAALHGVNVQLRRSPDGAAFECAAPRSFAASVYHALIRAADPYGLVVESLA, encoded by the coding sequence ATGTCGAATAACGCCGACGCGAGCCAGCAAAGCATCCTCGTCCCGGAGCTGACCCCCCGCTATTTCGCGCCGGGACGCCGCGGCGCCGCCATTACGCCGCCGGAAGTGACGCTGGCGCTGATAACGGACGAAGACCGTTTCAACGTTGAGGCCCGACGCGGCAAATCCGCTGAACTCATAGCGGCGATTGCAAAAGCCTTCGGCGTCTCGCCAATCGATCGCCCTGTTACCGTCGAGACTGATGGCGTCGCCTTTGTCGGCGTTGGTCCTGCGCGCTGGCACACGATCTCACGCGGCGAAGGGCGCGCCGGGCGGCGCGTGCGTCTGATCGAAGCGGCGCGCCCGCTGGCGACAGTGGTGGACGTTTCGCACGGCTTTGTGACCTTCCGGCTGTCAGGGCCGAAGGCGCGAGATGCCCTGGCGAAGCTGGCGCACATTGATCTCGACCCGGCGTCTTTTGCGGCCGGGGCCTGCGCCGGCGCGGCGTTGCACGGGGTGAATGTTCAGCTGCGGCGGTCCCCGGACGGCGCGGCGTTCGAATGCGCCGCTCCTCGAAGCTTCGCCGCCAGCGTTTATCACGCGCTCATTCGCGCTGCTGATCCCTATGGGCTTGTGGTCGAATCACTCGCGTAA